A window from Dioscorea cayenensis subsp. rotundata cultivar TDr96_F1 chromosome 10, TDr96_F1_v2_PseudoChromosome.rev07_lg8_w22 25.fasta, whole genome shotgun sequence encodes these proteins:
- the LOC120270215 gene encoding 3-isopropylmalate dehydrogenase, chloroplastic-like, translated as MRDWDRGAFREFRIPTIWDFSLSLSLSLSLSLLCSAASVASRGYSITLLPGDDIGPEVVSVAKDALSLAGSYEGIEFRFREMMLGGAALDGVEIPLPEETLEVAKQSDAVLLGAIGGYKWDANEKHLKPEAGLLQLRPGLGVFQPLCYHKMGEKSCNYFLEVIPQYIIEEIVAYIASTFSTSLHDLKMLRACCESFCAAMKSRKVGQFMRVDNL; from the exons ATGAGGGATTGGGATCGAG GGGCCTTTAGAGAATTTCGAATCCCCACTATTTGggatttctctctctctctctctctctctctctctctctctctcttgtgttCCGCGGCTTCGGTGGCCAGCCGGGGCTATAGCATCACCCTCCTTCCTGGCGATGACATCGGCCCTGAGGTCGTCTCCGTTGCTAAGGATGCTCTCTCCCTCGCTGGCTCTTATGAAG GGATTGAGTTTCGGTTCCGGGAGATGATGCTTGGTGGTGCGGCGCTGGATGGTGTTGAGATTCCGCTGCCGGAGGAGACGTTGGAGGTTGCCAAGCAGTCGGACGCCGTCCTTCTTGGAGCCATTGGAGG GTATAAATGGGATGCGAATGAGAAGCATTTGAAGCCAGAGGCAGGGTTGCTTCAGCTACGGCCAGGGCTTGGTGTGTTCCAGCCGCTGTGTTACCACAA aATGGGAGAGAAGTCTTGTAACTATTTTCTTGAAGTTATCCCTCAATATATTATCGAAGAAATCGTTGCATATATCGCTTCAACATTTTCTACATCTCTTCATGATCTGAAAATGTTACGTGCCTG ttGTGAAAGTTTTTGTGCAGCAATGAAAAGTCGCAAAGTTGGCCAATTTATGCGagttgataatttatga